In Crassostrea angulata isolate pt1a10 chromosome 4, ASM2561291v2, whole genome shotgun sequence, one genomic interval encodes:
- the LOC128180828 gene encoding UDP-GalNAc:beta-1,3-N-acetylgalactosaminyltransferase 2-like: MTAWHSLWLFVCGVITSVTIHFLLKSIQPSLQEYAKENLTLAIGILSAPENFQYRNAIRKSWKTKTGNNIKAWFIIGNQDCQIHPDNRIDQYGCDESRVQKENLLRLQNNLLTIVTPPADLKMGKIGGTIVDKLNIKVMLDVHVKRLGVVTKLLKFEPELSVHILEAWTETVIAHVKFSKLDPGIIVEDCVFQPIPNIILHKNYEYILEIENLRLNHCLSDFGVLTKLNNFGGILHYQNEIKQNDMVLPTMWLEIKDTGHLEHMKMTDKLNMEWKERNNLARQHLREEKDSYKDVLFVDTVDIYRNLPIKLLLFHQWLFKNTYSRFVLKTDDDCFVNMDLVHTSLSELDERNDNTFIWWGNFRKQWLVQKFGKWADFVYSADVYPAFACGSGNVVNRNVHEWIAKNADYLHEYQGEDVSMGIWMAAISPARVEDGRWQCSNSCTPDALSRPELEPSQIKVHWENLLMCGDPCGC, encoded by the coding sequence ATGACAGCTTGGCATTCTTTGTGGTTATTTGTGTGTGGTGTGATAACTTCAGTCACTATTCACTTCCTTTTGAAAAGCATACAACCATCTTTACAAGAGTATGCCAAAGAGAACTTAACATTAGCAATAGGTATATTATCAGCACCAGAAAATTTCCAGTACAGAAATGCAATAAGAAAATCATGGAAAACAAAGACTGGTAATAACATAAAGGCATGGTTTATTATTGGTAATCAAGATTGTCAAATTCATCCTGACAACCGAATAGATCAGTATGGATGTGATGAGAGTCGAGTACAGAAGGAAAACTTGCTAAGACTTCAAAACAACCTACTTACCATTGTTACACCACCTGCAGATTTGAAGATGGGGAAAATTGGTGGAACTATTGTAGATAAGCTAAATATAAAAGTAATGTTGGACGTGCATGTAAAGAGACTTGGTGTTGTGACAAAGTTGCTCAAATTTGAACCAGAACTATCAGTTCATATTCTAGAAGCCTGGACTGAAACTGTTATTGCACATGTCAAGTTTTCTAAATTGGATCCAGGAATTATTGTCGAGGATTGTGTTTTTCAACCTATTCCTAATATTATCTTGcacaaaaattatgaatatattttagaaattgaaaacttAAGACTGAATCACTGTCTCTCAGACTTTGGTGTGCTCACAAAGTTAAATAATTTTGGAGGAATTTTAcattatcaaaatgaaataaaacagaatgacATGGTTCTACCAACCATGTGGCTAGAAATAAAAGATACTGGTCACCTTGAACACATGAAAATGACAGATAAACTTAACATGGAATGGAAAGAAAGAAACAATCTTGCCCGCCAGCACCTTAGAGAAGAGAAAGACTCTTACAAAGACGTATTGTTTGTAGACACAGTTGACATATACAGAAATTTACCTATAAAATTATTACTATTTCACCAATGGCTGTTTAAAAACACATATTCAAGATTTGTTCTAAAAACTGACGAtgattgttttgtaaatatggATTTAGTTCACACGTCTTTATCAGAGTTGGATGAGAGAAATGACAATACCTTTATATGGTGGGGAAACTTCAGAAAACAGTGGCTGGTACAGAAATTTGGAAAATGGGCTGATTTTGTATATTCTGCTGATGTGTACCCTGCTTTTGCTTGTGGTTCTGGAAATGTAGTAAATAGAAATGTACATGAATGGATAGCGAAAAACGCTGATTATTTGCACGAGTACCAAGGGGAGGATGTGTCCATGGGAATATGGATGGCAGCAATATCTCCCGCCCGTGTGGAAGATGGGCGCTGGCAGTGTTCAAATAGCTGTACTCCTGACGCCTTGAGCCGACCAGAGCTTGAGCCTAGCCAAATAAAAGTACACTGGGAAAATCTATTGATGTGCGGCGATCCCTGTGGGTGCTGA